The following are encoded in a window of Rhizobium sp. WYJ-E13 genomic DNA:
- the ytfR gene encoding galactofuranose ABC transporter, ATP-binding protein YtfR, translated as MVHNFENILAASAISKFFPGAIALDKVDFTLRRGEVHALLGENGAGKSTLIKCMTGAYRRDAGSLTLEGHEIDPADTLAAQKLGIGTVYQEVNLLANLSVAENLFLGRQPKRFGMIDARTMNRNARELLAGYGLDIDVTAQLDRFSVAVQQIVAIARAVDLSGKVLILDEPTASLDTHEVEMLFGIINDLKKRGLGIVFITHFLEQVYAVSDRITVLRNGRLVGTHEAAELPRQNLIAMMLGRELAQTEHAAREHTIAAGEVRYSFEGFGKRGKVKPFDLDVRVGEVVGVAGLLGSGRTETAELLFGIESADSGVARIDGKPVTLSSPRTAIGKGFGFCPEDRKTDGIIGDLSIRENIALALQARRGWARPLSRAEQNAIADEYIKALDIRTTDREKPIRLLSGGNQQKAILARWLATNPDFLILDEPTRGIDVGAHAEIIKLIEQLCARGMSLIVISSELEELVAYSSRVIVLRDREHIAELTGERITAAGIVDAIAAGDKRTEDA; from the coding sequence ATGGTTCACAATTTCGAGAATATTCTCGCAGCCTCGGCCATATCGAAATTCTTTCCCGGCGCTATCGCCCTGGACAAGGTGGATTTCACGCTGCGCCGTGGCGAGGTTCATGCCTTGCTCGGCGAAAACGGCGCCGGCAAATCGACGCTCATCAAATGTATGACCGGCGCCTATCGCCGCGATGCCGGAAGCCTGACGCTGGAAGGTCACGAGATCGATCCGGCCGATACTCTGGCCGCCCAGAAGCTGGGCATCGGCACCGTCTACCAGGAGGTCAACCTCCTCGCCAATCTCAGCGTTGCGGAAAACCTCTTCCTCGGCCGCCAGCCGAAGCGCTTCGGCATGATCGATGCCCGGACCATGAACAGGAATGCTCGTGAGCTTCTGGCAGGCTATGGCCTGGACATTGATGTCACAGCGCAGCTCGATCGCTTTTCGGTCGCTGTCCAGCAGATCGTGGCGATCGCGCGTGCCGTCGATCTCTCCGGCAAGGTTCTCATCCTCGACGAACCAACGGCAAGTCTCGATACGCATGAAGTCGAGATGCTGTTCGGTATCATAAATGACTTGAAGAAGCGCGGATTAGGTATTGTCTTCATTACGCATTTCCTCGAACAAGTCTACGCAGTCAGCGACCGCATCACCGTGCTGCGCAATGGCCGGCTTGTCGGTACGCATGAGGCAGCCGAACTGCCGCGCCAGAACCTGATCGCCATGATGCTCGGGCGCGAGCTCGCCCAGACAGAGCATGCCGCCAGGGAACACACCATTGCCGCCGGCGAGGTCAGATATTCTTTCGAGGGTTTCGGAAAGCGGGGAAAGGTGAAGCCCTTCGATCTCGACGTCCGTGTCGGCGAGGTCGTCGGTGTCGCAGGGCTTCTTGGCTCGGGGCGTACGGAAACAGCCGAGCTTCTCTTCGGCATCGAAAGCGCCGATAGCGGTGTCGCAAGGATCGATGGAAAGCCTGTGACGCTTTCCAGTCCTCGTACGGCGATCGGCAAGGGCTTTGGCTTCTGCCCGGAAGACCGCAAGACGGACGGCATTATCGGCGACCTGTCGATCCGAGAGAATATTGCGCTTGCGCTGCAGGCCCGCCGCGGCTGGGCGCGACCGCTTTCACGCGCCGAACAGAATGCGATTGCCGACGAATATATCAAGGCGCTCGATATCCGCACGACCGACCGTGAAAAGCCTATTCGGCTGCTGTCCGGCGGCAATCAGCAGAAGGCGATCCTTGCCCGCTGGCTCGCCACGAATCCGGATTTCCTGATCCTGGACGAACCGACCCGCGGCATCGATGTCGGCGCCCATGCCGAGATCATCAAGCTGATCGAGCAGCTTTGCGCCAGGGGCATGTCGCTGATCGTCATTTCCTCGGAGCTGGAGGAACTGGTTGCCTACAGCTCGCGCGTCATCGTGCTGCGCGACCGCGAACATATCGCTGAATTGACCGGTGAGCGCATTACCGCTGCCGGTATCGTCGACGCCATTGCTGCGGGCGACAAACGAACGGAGGATGCATGA
- a CDS encoding FadR/GntR family transcriptional regulator, translating into MRNRPLETRKAGRRTRTSHAHVVDELGKGIVAGTYPVGTILPGDGELAQRFKVSRTVLRETMKTLAAKGMVVAKARVGTRVTEKNFWNMFDTEIISWHFANGVSEEFLLQLYDIRLAFEPFAAGLVAERANPAEIELLRGLALDMAASGHTSESLALADLRFHLAVSEASHNPFMRTLGGLIEAALVGMFRMSTPPSQSGFANIAETHMRIVDAIAAGNAAAARKAMEDVIVEGREHVHEAFSALAEPIVSLPISSF; encoded by the coding sequence TTGCGCAACAGACCGCTTGAAACCCGTAAGGCAGGGCGAAGAACCCGAACAAGCCACGCGCATGTCGTCGATGAACTCGGAAAGGGAATCGTCGCCGGCACCTATCCCGTCGGCACGATCCTGCCTGGAGACGGGGAACTGGCGCAGCGCTTCAAGGTCTCCCGCACGGTGTTGCGTGAAACGATGAAGACGCTCGCCGCCAAGGGCATGGTCGTTGCAAAGGCGCGCGTCGGTACGCGTGTGACGGAAAAGAACTTCTGGAACATGTTCGATACCGAAATCATATCCTGGCATTTCGCCAATGGTGTGAGTGAAGAATTCCTCCTGCAGCTTTACGATATCCGCCTCGCTTTCGAACCCTTCGCCGCCGGCCTCGTGGCAGAGCGCGCAAATCCGGCCGAGATCGAATTGCTACGCGGCCTGGCGCTCGATATGGCTGCAAGCGGCCACACGTCCGAAAGCCTCGCGCTTGCCGACCTGCGTTTCCACCTCGCCGTGTCCGAAGCTTCCCACAACCCGTTCATGCGTACACTCGGCGGGCTGATCGAGGCAGCACTCGTCGGCATGTTCCGCATGAGCACTCCGCCATCCCAGAGCGGTTTCGCCAACATCGCCGAGACCCATATGCGCATCGTCGATGCCATCGCCGCAGGCAATGCCGCTGCCGCACGCAAGGCGATGGAAGACGTCATCGTCGAGGGCAGGGAGCACGTCCACGAAGCCTTCTCAGCGCTTGCCGAGCCCATCGTTTCCCTGCCGATTTCGTCTTTTTGA
- the ytfQ gene encoding galactofuranose ABC transporter, galactofuranose-binding protein YtfQ, translated as MKLKTALLSATILAACMFGSASAAGLTVGFSQIGSESGWRAAETTVTKEQAKKRGIDLKFADAQQKQENQIKALRSFIAQGVDAILIAPVVETGWDDVLKEAKEANIPVILLDRTIKAPDDLYLTAVTSDLVHEGKVAGDFLVKTVGDKKCNVVELQGTTGSSPAIARKKGFEEALAGHDNLKIVRSQTGDFTRTKGKEVMESFLKAENGGKDICALYAHNDDMAVGAIQAIKEAGLKPGKDILVVSIDAVPDIFMAMSEGEANATVELTPNMAGPAFDALEAYLKDKKAPPKWIQTESKLYTPADDPMKVYEEKKGQGY; from the coding sequence ATGAAATTAAAGACTGCACTTTTGAGTGCCACGATTCTGGCTGCCTGCATGTTTGGTTCAGCTTCGGCTGCTGGCCTGACCGTCGGTTTCTCGCAGATCGGCTCAGAATCGGGCTGGCGTGCGGCTGAGACGACCGTGACCAAGGAGCAGGCCAAGAAGCGCGGTATCGATCTGAAGTTTGCCGATGCGCAGCAGAAGCAGGAAAATCAGATCAAGGCTCTGCGCTCCTTCATTGCTCAGGGCGTTGACGCCATTCTCATTGCTCCTGTTGTCGAAACCGGCTGGGACGACGTTCTGAAGGAAGCCAAGGAAGCCAACATTCCGGTCATCCTTCTCGACCGTACCATCAAGGCTCCTGACGATCTCTATCTGACGGCTGTTACCTCCGACCTGGTCCATGAAGGCAAGGTCGCCGGCGACTTCCTGGTCAAGACCGTCGGCGACAAGAAGTGCAATGTCGTCGAGCTGCAGGGCACGACCGGTTCGTCGCCGGCCATCGCTCGCAAGAAGGGCTTCGAAGAGGCCCTTGCCGGCCACGATAACCTGAAGATCGTCCGCAGCCAGACCGGTGATTTCACCCGCACCAAGGGCAAGGAAGTCATGGAAAGCTTCCTGAAGGCCGAGAACGGCGGCAAGGATATCTGCGCTCTTTATGCCCATAACGACGACATGGCGGTTGGCGCCATCCAGGCGATCAAGGAAGCTGGCCTGAAGCCGGGCAAAGATATCCTCGTCGTCTCTATCGACGCCGTGCCCGATATTTTCATGGCCATGTCCGAAGGCGAGGCCAATGCAACGGTCGAGCTGACGCCGAACATGGCAGGCCCGGCCTTCGATGCGCTCGAAGCATACCTGAAGGACAAGAAGGCTCCGCCGAAGTGGATCCAGACCGAGTCCAAGCTCTATACGCCGGCTGACGACCCGATGAAGGTCTATGAAGAGAAGAAGGGTCAGGGCTACTGA
- a CDS encoding ABC transporter permease produces MTASLKVLGFRLAPQLIALLVVLLLNFSFFPQFLDVIVQNGRLYGSIIDVLNRGAPVALLAVGMTLVIATKGIDLSVGAIIAICGAVAASSIVEGNSLAYTLALTVVIGLLCGFWNGFLVAILNIQPIIATLVLMVAGRGIAQLITEGAIMTFNDDGLIFLGSGSFAFLPMPVVIWLVVALLVILLVRRTALGMLIEAIGINRRASTLSGVQTPVLLMAVYMLSGLCASIAGIIVAADIKGADANNAGLWLELDAILAVVVGGNSLLGGRFSIIGSLIGAMIIQAVNTGILLSGFPPEFNLIIKAIIIIVILVIQSPAMQSLTSFLTRRTDAGGRK; encoded by the coding sequence ATGACTGCCTCGCTGAAGGTGCTGGGCTTTCGTCTTGCGCCGCAATTGATTGCGCTTTTGGTTGTTCTTCTTTTGAATTTCAGCTTCTTCCCGCAATTTCTTGATGTAATTGTTCAAAATGGCCGGCTCTACGGAAGCATCATCGATGTGCTCAATCGCGGCGCACCCGTGGCGTTGCTCGCCGTCGGCATGACGCTTGTAATCGCCACCAAAGGCATCGACCTCTCAGTCGGCGCGATCATCGCGATTTGCGGCGCCGTTGCAGCCTCGTCGATCGTCGAAGGCAATTCGCTTGCCTATACCCTGGCACTCACTGTTGTCATCGGTCTGCTCTGTGGCTTCTGGAACGGCTTTCTTGTTGCCATCCTCAATATCCAGCCGATCATCGCGACCCTCGTTCTGATGGTCGCCGGCCGTGGGATTGCCCAGCTCATCACCGAAGGTGCCATCATGACCTTCAACGATGACGGATTGATCTTTCTCGGCAGCGGTTCCTTCGCCTTCCTGCCTATGCCCGTCGTCATCTGGCTGGTCGTCGCCCTGCTGGTCATCCTGCTGGTCCGCCGCACCGCGCTCGGCATGCTGATTGAAGCCATCGGCATCAACAGACGCGCGAGCACGCTCTCAGGCGTACAGACGCCGGTGCTGCTGATGGCGGTCTATATGCTGAGCGGCCTCTGCGCTTCCATCGCAGGCATCATCGTCGCCGCCGACATCAAGGGCGCTGACGCCAACAATGCCGGCCTCTGGCTGGAACTCGATGCCATCCTCGCGGTGGTCGTCGGTGGTAACTCGCTGCTCGGTGGCCGCTTCAGCATCATCGGCTCGCTGATCGGTGCAATGATCATCCAGGCGGTCAACACCGGTATTCTGCTTTCCGGCTTTCCGCCGGAGTTCAATCTCATCATCAAGGCGATCATCATCATCGTCATTCTGGTCATCCAGTCGCCGGCCATGCAATCGCTGACCAGCTTCCTGACCCGCCGGACGGACGCAGGGGGGCGCAAATGA
- a CDS encoding ABC transporter ATP-binding protein yields MSPLNVPASGALLSVQKLTKFFGSFAACNEIDLDIAPGEIHALLGENGAGKSTLVKMLFGVLEPTDGQILWEGSPATITSPGEARKLGVGMVFQHFSLFEALTVAENIALSLDDSIPIGKIAEEARALSQAYGLPLDPHAHVADLSVGERQRIEIVRALLQNPKLIILDEPTSVLTPQEADRLFETLFKLRAEGRSVLYISHRLEEVQRICDRATVIRHGRVTGACDPKQETPASLARMMVGSEVAAVTHPERNDKGEVQLAVSNLSVSARTPFAMPLRDVSLTVCSGEILAIAGVAGNGQSELFDALSGEYPVSSAEAIIIRKKPVGTQGITARRLLGAGFVPEERHGHAAVSAMKLSDNLVLARSQSDRKAFLGVLGIIRQGAVKSAARRISEAMDVRKSGDDPAAGSLSGGNLQKFIVGRELDRQPAVLVVNQPTWGVDAGAASRIRQALVDLAKAGSAVVVISQDLDEIFEVATDIAVISEGRLSRPYPADELTREKIGLLMGGLHEGKHAAEAVHAH; encoded by the coding sequence GTGTCGCCATTGAATGTGCCGGCTTCCGGCGCGTTGTTATCGGTGCAGAAGCTGACCAAATTCTTCGGTAGCTTTGCCGCCTGCAATGAAATCGATCTCGATATAGCGCCGGGCGAAATTCATGCGCTTCTCGGTGAAAATGGCGCAGGCAAATCCACACTGGTCAAGATGCTGTTCGGCGTTCTGGAGCCGACGGACGGACAGATCCTGTGGGAGGGCAGTCCGGCCACGATCACGTCGCCGGGCGAGGCCCGCAAGCTCGGCGTCGGCATGGTCTTCCAGCATTTCTCGCTCTTCGAAGCGCTGACCGTTGCCGAGAATATCGCGCTTTCCCTCGATGACAGCATCCCGATCGGCAAGATCGCAGAGGAGGCGAGGGCACTGTCGCAGGCCTATGGCCTGCCGCTCGACCCGCATGCCCATGTCGCCGATCTCTCGGTCGGAGAACGTCAGCGCATCGAAATCGTCCGCGCCCTGTTGCAGAACCCGAAGCTCATCATCCTTGACGAGCCGACCTCGGTGCTGACGCCGCAGGAAGCTGACAGGCTCTTCGAAACCCTCTTCAAGCTGCGTGCAGAGGGTCGCTCCGTCCTCTATATCAGCCACCGCCTGGAAGAGGTGCAGCGTATCTGCGATCGCGCCACGGTCATTCGCCACGGCCGCGTGACCGGCGCCTGCGATCCCAAACAGGAGACGCCCGCTTCTCTCGCCCGCATGATGGTGGGCAGTGAGGTTGCAGCCGTTACCCATCCCGAGCGCAACGACAAGGGCGAGGTGCAGCTTGCCGTCTCGAACCTCTCCGTCTCCGCGCGCACACCCTTTGCCATGCCGCTGCGCGACGTTTCCCTGACGGTGTGCTCGGGAGAAATCCTCGCAATCGCCGGTGTGGCCGGCAACGGACAGAGTGAACTTTTCGATGCTCTGTCCGGCGAATATCCGGTGTCGTCTGCCGAAGCGATCATTATCAGAAAGAAACCGGTCGGTACGCAGGGCATCACCGCCCGACGCCTGCTCGGTGCCGGCTTCGTGCCGGAGGAGCGGCATGGCCATGCGGCCGTCTCCGCCATGAAACTCTCCGACAATCTGGTACTGGCCCGCAGCCAGTCGGACCGAAAGGCCTTTCTCGGCGTCCTCGGCATTATCAGGCAGGGCGCGGTGAAATCCGCCGCACGACGCATTTCAGAGGCGATGGACGTGCGCAAGAGCGGCGATGATCCCGCCGCGGGTTCGCTCTCCGGCGGCAACCTGCAGAAATTCATCGTCGGTCGCGAACTCGACCGCCAGCCGGCGGTTCTCGTCGTCAATCAGCCGACCTGGGGCGTCGACGCCGGTGCCGCAAGCCGCATCCGCCAGGCCCTTGTCGATCTTGCAAAAGCCGGTTCGGCCGTCGTCGTCATCAGCCAGGATCTCGACGAGATCTTCGAAGTGGCGACCGATATCGCCGTCATTTCCGAAGGACGGCTTTCCAGGCCCTATCCGGCTGACGAATTGACGCGCGAAAAGATCGGTCTGCTGATGGGTGGCCTGCATGAAGGCAAGCATGCCGCGGAGGCTGTTCATGCGCATTGA
- a CDS encoding BMP family ABC transporter substrate-binding protein: protein MKKFALTLAASAAAVIGISSAAEAADKTKVCFVYVGSHTDGGYSQAHDLGRQQVQAEFGDKIETPYLENVPEGPDAERAIERLARSGCKLIFTTSFGFMDATVKVAAKFPDVKFEHGTGYKTGPNLATYNSRFYEGRYILGQIAAKTSKNHGAAYIASFPIPEVVMGINSFEQGAKSIDPSFKLKVIWVNTWFDPGKEADAAKAMIDQGVDVLTQHTDTTAPMQVAEERGIHAFGQASDMIAAGPKAQLTAIVDTWGTYYSKRVHALLDGTWKSEQSWDGLKDGILKMAPYTNMPDDVKKMAEETEAKIKSGELHPFTGPINKQDGTPWLKAGEKADDGTLLGMNFYVEGVDDKLPAQ from the coding sequence ATGAAGAAGTTCGCACTCACACTTGCCGCATCGGCTGCAGCCGTGATCGGCATCTCCTCCGCCGCCGAGGCAGCGGACAAGACTAAGGTCTGCTTCGTCTATGTCGGTTCTCACACCGACGGCGGTTATTCGCAGGCACACGATCTGGGTCGCCAACAGGTCCAGGCCGAATTCGGAGACAAGATCGAAACGCCTTATCTCGAAAACGTTCCGGAAGGTCCGGATGCCGAACGCGCCATCGAGCGCCTTGCCCGCTCCGGCTGCAAGCTGATCTTCACGACGTCTTTTGGCTTCATGGACGCGACGGTCAAGGTTGCTGCCAAGTTCCCGGACGTCAAGTTCGAGCACGGCACCGGTTACAAGACCGGCCCGAATCTTGCCACCTACAACTCGCGTTTCTATGAAGGCCGTTACATCCTCGGCCAGATCGCCGCCAAGACCTCGAAGAACCACGGCGCTGCCTACATTGCCTCCTTCCCCATTCCGGAAGTCGTGATGGGCATCAACTCCTTCGAGCAGGGCGCCAAGTCGATCGACCCGAGCTTCAAGCTGAAGGTCATTTGGGTCAACACCTGGTTCGACCCGGGCAAGGAAGCCGACGCCGCCAAGGCCATGATCGACCAGGGCGTCGACGTGCTGACCCAGCACACCGACACGACCGCGCCGATGCAGGTTGCCGAAGAGCGCGGCATCCACGCCTTCGGCCAGGCATCCGACATGATCGCAGCTGGCCCCAAGGCGCAGCTCACGGCAATCGTGGACACCTGGGGCACCTACTACTCCAAGCGCGTCCACGCGCTGCTGGATGGCACCTGGAAGTCCGAGCAGAGCTGGGACGGTTTGAAGGACGGCATTCTCAAGATGGCGCCATACACGAACATGCCCGACGACGTGAAGAAGATGGCTGAGGAAACCGAAGCCAAGATCAAGTCCGGCGAACTGCATCCCTTCACCGGTCCGATCAACAAGCAGGACGGCACGCCCTGGCTGAAAGCCGGCGAAAAGGCTGATGACGGCACGCTTCTCGGCATGAACTTCTACGTCGAAGGCGTGGACGATAAGCTGCCGGCGCAGTAA
- a CDS encoding ABC transporter permease, whose product MRIELEKRPQVSKLYAFISPLLALVLTLIAGAIMFAMLGKDPVEALDAFFVEPLLEVWSLHELAIKAAPLILIGVGLAVCYRSNNWNIGAEGQFTIGAITGSYIPIIFYDWHSPLVLPLMLILGALGGALFAAIPALLKAHFNTNEILTSLMLVYIAQLYLDWLIRGAWRDPKGFNFPVSRDFAPEAIVPAIWEESGRAHWGFIFAIVAAVLVWFMMRFTLKGFEVIVLGQSERAGRFAGFSSKRMIWFSFLFSGALAGLAGICEVSGSIGHLQPAISPGYGFTAIIVAFLGRLNPLGIIASGLVLALTYLGGEAAQLSIGVSDKVTRVFQGLILFFVLSCDTLIYYKIRILWSRARGGAA is encoded by the coding sequence ATGCGCATTGAGCTTGAAAAGCGCCCGCAGGTCTCGAAACTCTACGCCTTCATTTCACCACTTCTTGCTCTCGTCCTGACGCTGATCGCAGGCGCGATCATGTTCGCCATGCTCGGCAAAGATCCGGTCGAGGCGCTCGACGCCTTCTTCGTCGAGCCGCTTCTGGAAGTCTGGTCGCTGCATGAGCTGGCGATCAAGGCAGCCCCGCTGATCCTGATCGGCGTTGGTCTCGCCGTCTGTTATCGCTCCAACAACTGGAATATCGGCGCTGAAGGCCAGTTCACCATCGGCGCGATCACCGGTTCCTATATCCCGATCATATTCTACGACTGGCATTCGCCGCTGGTGCTGCCGCTGATGCTTATCCTGGGCGCGCTTGGCGGCGCGCTGTTTGCCGCCATTCCGGCGCTCTTGAAGGCGCATTTCAACACCAACGAGATCCTGACGTCGCTGATGCTGGTCTATATCGCCCAGCTCTATCTCGACTGGCTGATACGCGGTGCATGGCGCGATCCGAAGGGCTTCAATTTCCCGGTCTCGCGCGATTTTGCGCCGGAGGCGATCGTGCCGGCGATCTGGGAAGAATCGGGCCGTGCCCACTGGGGTTTCATCTTCGCCATCGTCGCGGCTGTTCTCGTCTGGTTCATGATGCGCTTCACGCTGAAGGGCTTCGAGGTCATCGTGCTCGGCCAGTCGGAACGGGCAGGGCGCTTTGCGGGCTTTTCATCCAAGAGGATGATCTGGTTCAGCTTTCTCTTCTCCGGCGCGCTGGCCGGCCTTGCCGGCATTTGCGAAGTCTCGGGCTCGATCGGTCATCTGCAGCCGGCGATCTCGCCGGGTTACGGCTTCACCGCCATCATCGTTGCCTTCCTCGGTCGTCTCAATCCGCTCGGCATCATCGCTTCGGGTCTGGTGCTGGCGCTGACTTATCTCGGCGGTGAGGCCGCACAGCTTTCGATCGGTGTTTCCGACAAGGTCACACGCGTCTTCCAGGGGTTGATCCTCTTCTTCGTGCTCTCTTGCGACACGCTGATCTATTACAAAATCCGCATCCTCTGGTCGCGGGCAAGGGGTGGCGCGGCATGA
- the yjfF gene encoding galactofuranose ABC transporter, permease protein YjfF has protein sequence MNTKYLPLLATIVIFVLAYAVCTLQYPNILSTRVIGNLLTDNAFLGIAAVGMTFVIISGGIDLSIGSVIAFTGVFLAVILQNTSIHPLAAFAIVLIITTAFGAVMGMIIHFLQMPPFIVTLAGMFLARGMAYVLSIDSIPINHEYYSTLTSLYYRLPGGGRLTLIGGIMLIVFAAGIFIAHRTRFGTNVYALGGGVQTAQLMGVPIARTTIQIYALSGFLAGLSGIVFSLYTSAGYSLAAVGVELDAIAAVVIGGTLLTGGAGFVAGTFIGLLIQGLIQTYITFDGTLSSWWTKILIGLLLFAFMVMQKAILFLSSLNRRYG, from the coding sequence ATGAATACCAAATACTTGCCGCTCCTTGCGACGATCGTCATCTTCGTGCTCGCCTATGCGGTTTGCACGCTGCAATATCCGAACATCCTGTCGACGCGCGTCATCGGCAACCTGCTGACGGATAACGCCTTTCTCGGCATCGCCGCCGTCGGCATGACGTTCGTCATCATCTCCGGCGGTATCGATCTGTCGATCGGGTCCGTCATCGCCTTCACAGGCGTCTTCTTGGCCGTGATCCTGCAGAACACCAGCATTCATCCGCTGGCCGCCTTCGCAATCGTTCTCATCATCACCACGGCCTTCGGCGCGGTCATGGGCATGATCATCCATTTCCTGCAGATGCCGCCGTTCATCGTGACGCTTGCCGGCATGTTCCTTGCCCGCGGCATGGCCTATGTCCTGTCGATCGACAGCATTCCGATCAATCACGAATATTATTCGACGCTGACCAGCCTTTACTACCGTCTGCCTGGCGGCGGACGGCTGACGCTGATCGGCGGTATCATGCTGATTGTCTTCGCAGCGGGCATATTCATCGCGCATCGCACCCGCTTCGGGACGAATGTCTATGCGCTGGGCGGTGGCGTGCAGACGGCGCAGTTGATGGGCGTTCCGATAGCGCGCACGACGATCCAGATCTACGCCCTGTCGGGTTTCCTGGCGGGTCTATCCGGAATCGTTTTTTCCCTATACACCTCAGCAGGATATTCTCTTGCGGCGGTGGGCGTCGAATTGGATGCCATTGCGGCAGTCGTCATCGGAGGGACGCTGCTGACAGGAGGAGCAGGATTCGTGGCAGGGACCTTCATCGGTCTGCTGATCCAGGGGCTCATTCAGACTTACATCACTTTCGACGGTACGCTGTCGAGCTGGTGGACAAAAATCCTGATTGGCTTGCTGCTTTTTGCATTCATGGTAATGCAGAAGGCCATCCTTTTCCTTTCCAGTCTGAACAGGAGATATGGCTAG
- a CDS encoding ABC transporter permease: protein MSIFEAILLTVITASTPLVIAALGELVTERSGVLNLGVEGMMIMGAVAAFAGAQISGSPYVGIICGIVVGALFSSLFAFLTLTLVANQVATGLALTLLGLGLSGQLGEAYVSVPGIRLEEIVIPFLSDIPVVGPVLFKQDFIFYLSIALVFGVSWFLFRSRAGLKLRAIGDSHGSAHALGIHVIRTRYLAVMFGGACAGLAGAQLSLVYTPQWAENMSAGRGWITLALVVFASWRPWRVFAGGYLFGAVTILQLHAQAFGLGIPSQFLSMLPYAATIVVLIIISHNRRTTLINTPASLGKAFVPER from the coding sequence ATGAGCATCTTCGAAGCCATTCTTTTGACGGTTATCACCGCCTCCACGCCGCTCGTCATCGCAGCACTCGGCGAACTCGTAACGGAGCGCTCCGGCGTTCTCAATCTCGGCGTCGAGGGCATGATGATCATGGGTGCGGTCGCCGCTTTTGCCGGCGCGCAGATATCGGGTTCGCCCTATGTCGGCATCATATGCGGCATCGTCGTCGGTGCGCTTTTCTCATCGCTCTTTGCCTTCCTGACGCTGACGCTGGTTGCAAACCAGGTGGCGACCGGCCTGGCGCTGACCCTTCTCGGTCTCGGTCTGTCCGGCCAGTTGGGCGAGGCCTATGTCAGCGTGCCCGGCATCCGGCTGGAGGAGATCGTCATTCCGTTCCTCTCCGATATTCCTGTTGTCGGCCCGGTTCTCTTCAAGCAGGATTTCATCTTCTACCTGTCGATCGCGCTCGTCTTCGGCGTGAGCTGGTTCCTGTTCCGCAGCCGTGCCGGGCTGAAGCTCAGAGCGATTGGCGACAGTCACGGCTCCGCTCATGCGCTTGGCATCCATGTCATCCGCACGCGATATCTGGCTGTCATGTTCGGCGGCGCCTGTGCCGGTCTTGCCGGCGCACAGCTCTCGCTCGTCTATACGCCGCAATGGGCGGAAAACATGTCTGCCGGCCGCGGATGGATCACGCTGGCGCTTGTCGTCTTCGCCTCCTGGCGCCCATGGCGGGTCTTTGCCGGCGGTTATCTCTTTGGGGCGGTCACGATCCTGCAGCTCCACGCTCAGGCTTTCGGTCTCGGCATTCCCTCGCAGTTCCTCTCGATGCTGCCCTACGCCGCGACTATTGTGGTTCTCATCATCATTTCTCATAATCGGCGCACGACGTTGATCAATACGCCCGCGTCGCTTGGAAAAGCCTTCGTACCGGAGCGATAG